The Tripterygium wilfordii isolate XIE 37 chromosome 21, ASM1340144v1, whole genome shotgun sequence genome segment TTGAAGAATACATGGGTTTACCATCGCCTCAACCGGATCCGGGTTTGGGACCAGCCTTTCAACGAAATGCGGGTCCAGATCATCTAGGTAGTGAACCGATTCGAGTGTGCAATTAGCACTGGCATTGATTAGGGGGACAGCTTGGCCGGCGGAGCAAAATAGCTCCAGTCGGCGGCCCAAATCACGGCGGCGAAGAGTGGCCGCAAGAGGGAAGTAATGGAGAAGAGCGGATGAGAGGGAAGCGGAGATGACGTGGAAGGGGTGACTGGTAGTGACGGTGTCTGTACTCACGTAAACGCGAAGGTAACGGAAGATTACGTTCATGTTCGGGTCGTTGTCGAGGTGTGAAAGAGGGAGGACATGGTCGCGATTGAAGGGCGGTGTAGAGGGGAGAACGAGTGCGGTTTCTTTGACATTGACTTCCATTTCTTGTTATCGGAGGCGTTGCAGGGAAGCTTGTCATTCTTGGTTGATTTGATGAAGCTTTATCCGTAGTTGCGAGGATTGGTTGTTGAGAGGGAATGGTTAATGCTGCAGAGttaggtggtggtggtgaggcTGTAGTCGTGGAGCATGCCATGCCCGTAACTTTCAAGTTCAACTGCTTTCGTTTTTGGCTTTTGCTTGCCAAAGTGACGCCATGTCACCAAACTAAAGAAAAATTGCAAGTTGCAACCACCAACGAGAGACATTGACTCGCTGACCTCTGCCACGTGTAACTTCTAAGCTGTTGCAGCACGGACACATTGGTGTTTCTCCTCGTGAAGTAAACAATTCTCTGGCCAAGGCGGAGCGGAAAGCGTTCATGAATTTCCCCGCCTTTTCAAGATCAAGtactataaatatataatacattcCAAAGGAATTCCCATTATTCACCGACTCACAGTTCGAGCACTCTCAGTACTCCATTTTCAATCCCCAATTAGTGCACATTTTCCTTCGAACCAAACAGTGACAGGTCTCGCATCTCTCACGCAGTCACGCTGCTAATCGAGGCaagtctctccctctctctctctctttcattgaAGTCTTTGATCACTTAATCTAGAGCTTTTGAGGCAAGTAATTGTGTTTTGTAACATTCTAGGGTTCAATCTTCGCTTTGATGGAGATTtgagaatgtttttttttttttgaaattaagcACCGATTGTTTGTTCAATATCTTCTGTATTTAATTTATGGTGAGATCGTTCTCGTattaaattttgtgttttctatCTCAAATAAGCACGATTTTGACTGTGTATTCCTCTATAGCATGCGTTATAGTGATATTAACTCCAGAATCTTGTAGCCGTCTACATGTCTTTTTACACTAGCAATTGTTTGCTCAAGATCTTTCTCATGTCAACTTCTTAGGTTGTTGCAGATCGGGTTGATTATCTTTCAGTATCAGTTATCTGGATCTAAAGTGCGGTGCCATAAGGCATTTGTGTTTTTGAAGCTAATTAGCGTAAAAAGAATAAGCACTGAAATTAAGCTcttcatatatcatatatgtgttCAAGCAGTATCAAATACATTCCCGTAGTTGTCCTTCTCAATCTATTTATATTGCGTTGTTTTTCCCAGTCAAATAACTTTGCTTCTGCATAACTTCTTTGAACTCCTCCTGGATACAGTAAATTCAGTTTAATCATAGGTCTTGCTAGAATGGACTTGATGTGTGTGATAATTTGTATTTCTTTAATGTTTCAGTGTGATATTTACTTTTTTTAGCAATTAATTGTTTCTACACGACCCGTTTTGTGTATTTAATTTGATCAGAATCCTCATCTGACTGCCCTTTGGCACAGTTGCAGTGTTCGAGCATCAGAAGTCAGAACTGCTATATTTGCTGATGGCAGAAGCAGAGAAGGAAGCTTCTTCATTGGTTAATCCAAAAGAGAAGAAATCTCCATTGGGTATTATTAGTATATTCCATTTGCAGTTTGCACACAATATTTTGCAAATAAATAGTTTTTCACTCGCTTACGATGTAGATACAATTAATAGGAAATGATAGAGGTCAACAGTACATGCTCGGTTACTCAGGTGATTAAGTAACAAGTCCGAAGTTCCGTGAGACCTTGAGGTTATTGGTTGCTACTGTATAGCTTTGTTTTTCAAGTCCTGGGATTGTCAGATCATAATTATGATCATCAAGCCTTTATCTCAAACAACTTGGTGGTCCTCCACTTTCAGATTCTGAAAATATATTGAGCAGGAATTTTAATTTAGTTATATTTTAGTAGCTGCATCTATGTTTTGAGATTTAAATTTAACTTAAAACAGAGGACGTCATTGGAgaggaattcctcaactcctggAAATCAGTGTCAGCAACAGAAGATGTCACTGCGGATTTCAACTTTGATTCAGTTCCCAGtggcaagaaaaagaaattcaacTTTGGTAAATTGTAAGGGACGGATTTCTGAAAGTTTCTTAAGCTCTTTTAAGTATGGATCCCAAGGATGATGCTGAACTTAGTTTATTACTTTGCTTCTGATGACtattgacttcttcttttttttcctgatacAAGTATTAATTACATCCTATTCTAAATATTTAGCTTCTTGGTCACTATTGTTTACCCACCCCTGTCATAATGTGCAAGGGAGGCATTTCCTCAATCTCTATGGCTATCAGTGTACAATACATTAATTTAAATGCTTTAAAAAGGGTGTTAGACTTCGGAATGCAAATAAACTTGCTGACCAACTTTTCTATTATAAGGCTGATGTAGTAGACTTTGATTCCCAATTTAGCTCTTTCATCAAATTTCTTTTCTCCTTCAGGGATATGGATTTTAATTTGGAtgctgattttgatgaattttcATCATTCAAAGTGGACATGCCAGGCCTTGATTTCACAAACTCACCAAAAAAGACAGCCAAAGCCAAGGAAGGATCTGAAGGGGAATCATCAAAGAGGAGCCATCGAGGACAAAAGGATTgctttagtttttcttttgatttcaaCGAGTGAGTAGGAATGGTTGCATCAATGGATTTTCTTAAACTCTTGGAATGGTCCACTAGGCTCTACGGGTGAACCTATCCGTTTTTATCCCCAATGCTGGTTGGAAAATTTTGACTTCGGTTCAAGCTTAATGAACTGGGAGAAATCTTCTAAGAAAAACCTAGAAAACAAGCAAGTGGCAGTAGAGAGAAAAGGGCTTCAAGGTTCTCAAATCCATTTGGATGAAGGCATTACTAATGATAACCTGACCACCAAACTTCCAGCATAAGATATTATGGCCACTTCAAATGTTGGGAATTTGATAGGTGAACTTGGGGCTCAATATTCTAATGAAACTTGTGCTTCAGAGTCTGGAGCTATTGAAAATCTGGTTGTGTTACATGGAGCAAGACCTTCAACGGATGAATCTGTGACCAAAAATGCAGAAGAAACAGAGGAGCAAAGTCAATTACCAGATAAGGCAACAGCCCCGGAGTCAAATGTTGAGCAGATCTTGAAAATTGGATCTACAAATTTTGTTGGTCAGGATGATAGAGATCAAAATATTGTTTCAGATATACAGACAGATGCTTGTTCTCAGGGTGTGAAAGAAAATACCAGCTCAGTTGGAGAGCTTAATTTTAGTGACCAGTTGACCCCTGCTATTGGATCAAACAATGAGAAATCACAGTCGAGTGCACCACCATCGTATATAACTGGATTAGATGGTGTTAAATATGAAAGAGGAGAGTCCTGTAGTGAAATTGCATCCAAAAAGTTGGATGAGGCCAAATCTGCCCAAGGTGATAGTAATCTTTATGATACTTCCATCGTGAATATTTTGATGAAGAAGTTGGATGACAATGACATCAATGCTGATCTAGATATCCAGAGTTCGGCTGCTAAACTTCCACTGATTGAACTGGAAAGGTCAGAGAACCCACCAACATGCTTTTTAGTTGCAATTGTTCTTGATTGAGTTTATTCATTAGATAAGCAATTTTTAGATTAGGCATGGGGATGAGAAATTGATATGAATGATCATTATATTAAAATCTCAAGGATCTAATAAAGTAAGTGCATAATATAATAAAGATCTCTAATGGCAACTGTGTCTAGAAAATGTGATAAAAAAGTCTCTTTTAATGTATGGAATAAAACACCCGTCTCTGTCttattatcttttttctttcttctgatgcattttatttcaaaaaggGTAACACATTTTCAGTAGGTTTTCTGTGAACCATTTATTGTTTGCTCTAACTCAGGGTGACATGAGTTTCAGTACCATTGATAACCtctattcttttgtttttaagcAGTGAACCTCTAGTTGAGAAAGTAATTCTGGTAAAGGAGAGTGACCCTGGAGTTAAGAAGTCAAAGTACTTTAAAAAATCAGAAGTAAATGCATCTGAGCTACAGCATCCATGTTTGACTTCTGTGGAGGTCTGCTCTCATGGTAGCAAACCTGTCGGTAGCATTCATATAAGCCCTATAATTGAGACAGGGTGAGTAGTTCCATATAATATAAGTTAAAAATCACTGGCACATACGTGATAATGCTTCTCGTGTTTCTTTAATAGGGAGGGCTTCCACAATGTGCAAATTAGGAGAAAGTTGATGGGCAATTCAAAGTCAATAACCAAGGAATTAACAGAAGGTGAACCCAATATGCCTGCAAGTgacaagaacaataaaaagtcCAGCAATATTGGGTGAGGCATCTTAGTCATATTCTTCTGAATTCCCAATACAGAAATGTATCATAGGAATTTATGCCAATGACTTAGTTCAGCATTAATTCTTAAACGtcaatgttcattttttttataagtacgACAATGTTTATTATAATCTTCAACAGTTCAGGAGAAGATGCTGTTGATGTAAATGGCGGCTGCAAGTTGATTCATCCAGGGCTtcaagataaaaaagaaagaaaaggagaatcTGTTGCTGCAGAAAAGCATGTCAAGGATCATAAGAGTCTTGGGTGAGGATTCCTTATTTTAAGTATATGTCTGACATGTTTTTATTACCTTGGTTGTTTAActtacaaaacccataaatgaGAAAATCATGCGAATTTCGGAACCTCGTAAAATATATAAGGTTGTCAACTTGTATTGCAGTCGACTTCAGGTAATTCTGATAAACATCTAATTGGGAATATTATCAGATTCTAAGGTCTTTAAATTCAAATTCCTACAACCACTTTATGTAGGGTATTAAACTATCTAAACAGAAATATCATATACTTAATACTAGTGTAGAGgacattttgtttttgatgcCATATTGTTGATTTGTGGTTAGTGGAACTTGTAAAAATTCATATGCAGTTCTGAAGTCAGTGTTACCTGCTCAACTGAGAACAGAACCATCTCTCATGCTCAGACTAGTGTAAATTCTAAACTTGCGGTCACAAGTACCAGGGGAGCTATTCAGAACTCATAACATTATTTCAGTTGAAGGGCTTAAAGCTGGCAAGAGAACTCTTAGTCTTTCTAGCTTGAAGATCTCATGGCATTATGAAAATGTTACTCTTTATGTTCCCTAGTGTTCCTTTTTTctggatttttaaaaaaaattgtctctCTTCAACATACCAGTGCTACTTGCTCAACTGATGAGACCACTAAATCCAAAACCAAGGCTAGCATAAATTCAAAACTTGTGGTTTCAAGTGCAGGATTGGTTCAGAGCTCAACCATAAATTCAGTTGAAGGGATAAAAGCTGGCAACAGGACTCCCGATTTTTCTAAGATTTCAAGGCATGATGAAGATACtactatttttgttttctggtgCTCCTTCTTAGTGGAACTATGTGGTGTATATTTTGAGTAACTGTATGTCTCTTCAAAATAGGACTATGGCACCAACGATAGGCCAATCTAATTCCAGACTTGAGAATGAAATGAACTCTGTAAGGAACTCAGAAAAACATGGAAGTGCAAGGAAATACAGCATCCAGGATTCCGCAACCTGTTCACAGCAGTGGGAGAAAAATGCCTCTGATACTGTCCTTAAAGAGGAAAACATTTGAGGTTACTTTATTCATCATGGAATTTCCGCTTTTTATCCATTCAACATTCTTTATTCTGAGTTTCGATGTTGTTTCGCGACTGTTGATATTGGTTTTGAAACAGCTGTGTATATTTAGTGCAAGAGCTTCAGCGAAGTTATTATACTATTTGCAGGCATCAAATGCAGAATTTGAGCCCCTCAAACCCCTTAAACGCCTCTCTATCACACCTAGCATAAGCAGGTAGTTAGTGTTTCATTGCTCTAGTTTTAATGCCTGATTTTTTGCTGGGGTGACTAATCCTTGTTCTCATAAAAAGATTGCAGAAATATTAAAGAGCCTGCAAAAAGTGTTGTTGACCAGGTACTTTATCTTAAATCAGTGGTTTTGCACATCAGCTGTGCAGCTAATTTTATGTAGATAAGTGGCTACCTGTTTATATAGTTTCTAACTTCAATAGTTTGAGACTTTGGTAGATTTCTGTTCTTGAGAATGTGTCGGAATCTAAGTCAGGTGACCCCCGACCTCTGGAGTTGAGAGACCTCCAGTGGACATGATAGAGCAAGAGGTTTCTGTGGTTATGGAAGATGATGGGAATGCTGGGAAGGCTGAAACATACACAAGAGAGCTTGAAACTGTgagtaaaatatattattacatACTATGCTAATTTGTAGATAATGGATTATTTTCCTATATGGCCTTATAATAAGGCAACATACCGAAGAAACATGACAAGTGACATAAGAAACAAAAACTTGACAGTAAGATATTAAGATTAGTAGAAGAATTACAGACTTCAAAGGCACTCACTTGATACTTGAGGAAACATAAAGTGGTGTACTGCATAGCACCAGGGTTCCTCATCCGATGGTTTGGAAAAACTGAAGCAAGCTTGAGTTAATCTGTGGCTCATCAATTATGCTATTTGTCATTCAGTGTTCAAGAAACTGGACAACgttagaaaatatatattttcttggcCTTCTTTAATTCAGAGTTACATCTTCAACCTTGCTTTAGATTTCTAGAAGTGAGCAATAGGATTTGGTGATAATCAATACGGGTGCATCTtgcaaaattgttttcaaaactcaaCTACGGTGCTCGTGTTTCGACATTGGGTGACTGTTCTATACTGGCTGTCTAGTAGGGATTAAATAAGTTTTAGATGGGTTTTTGTCTTTCCTCCTAAAACAAGGGGTGAAAGCAAGAAAAGGAGAACAGTTTACTTTAAATGGCTTAGCTCGTGAGCCTTGATCTGAGGCCTTTGGCTGGTTTAGGAGCCGTGGTTAACAGACTAAGCAGGCCTAAAATGAGGATTTCTGCCTGTCTCCTGCATTTGTTCTCGACATTTTTTTCGTCATTTTGAGGTTTCGAATATGGCCAGAAGCCCGGAATATCATAAATTGCTTAACACAACTAAAATCCTCTTGCACTAGTAATATATTTGAAGTGGTTCTGCAAGTTCTTTTTGAAGTTACAGTAACTACGAAACTAATGAGCTTGCCATAGATATTGGATGTATAAACATATGCAAATGATGCATTGTGAATAATTTTGTGATGTCTGCAGATCTGCAACATGCTGAAGAAAAAACATGAGGAAGCCAAAGAAATATTGGTTCGTGCTGTGGTGAACAACAACAATCTACTAAGGCTTAACCATCCCATCTATGAATACAAAATATCCTTCCATTTGGAAATTATTCTTTGCTTGTGTCAGTTGTGTGTTTGTTTCagttagggatggcaaaaaaaaccgatccgagcactatccgtAGGGTAtccgatccatttaaaacccgaaaaccgatcctataggttttggaaacggttttggttttggttttcaaacccgtcatggtttagggtcgggtttggtttttgatgccgggtttagggtatccgaaccgtttaataaaaaaatccattatagtaataatattataaatcatctataaaggtatactactaggatactaaattataacatgataaaacatattaaaatgtatgtatttatagaaacatactaataaaactataaatttgaataatttgaattataaaattataattaatataaatcatactcaatattaatttatattaacataatcatcaaagaaaaaaataaaaatattaaaagttaaatggtaaatggttatgaaacggttccgggtttggaaatttaaatggttttttaaatggttttggaacggttttggtatttcctaattggaagaGTACCTgacccgttgtcatcccta includes the following:
- the LOC119988032 gene encoding uncharacterized protein LOC119988032, which encodes MATSNVGNLIGELGAQYSNETCASESGAIENLVVLHGARPSTDESVTKNAEETEEQSQLPDKATAPESNVEQILKIGSTNFVGQDDRDQNIVSDIQTDACSQGVKENTSSVGELNFSDQLTPAIGSNNEKSQSSAPPSYITGLDGVKYERGESCSEIASKKLDEAKSAQGDSNLYDTSIVNILMKKLDDNDINADLDIQSSAAKLPLIELESEPLVEKVILVKESDPGVKKSKYFKKSEVNASELQHPCLTSVEVCSHGSKPVGSIHISPIIETGEGFHNVQIRRKLMGNSKSITKELTEGEPNMPASDKNNKKSSNIGSGEDAVDVNGGCKLIHPGLQDKKERKGESVAAEKHVKDHKSLGSEVSVTCSTENRTISHAQTSVNSKLAVTSTRGAIQNS